A part of Neodiprion pinetum isolate iyNeoPine1 chromosome 4, iyNeoPine1.2, whole genome shotgun sequence genomic DNA contains:
- the ACC gene encoding acetyl-CoA carboxylase isoform X3, with the protein MFALFKSAALGSVSLREVEQPLDPPRQESNGDLPEDSDEDPNPPQDRVSYPEEKVGVVQQPQEIMAESGEPVSFVVGDPDPDEELEIDDRFPGSEGNASAMQPILPGLAERRKRLRPSMSQGTVMIQAQSRQLEKDFTVATPEEFVRRFGGTQVINKVLIANNGIAAVKCMRSIRRWSYEMFKNERAIRFVVMVTPEDLKANAEYIKMADQYVPVPGGSNNNNYANVELIIDIAVRTQVQAVWAGWGHASENPKLPELLHKNNIIFIGPSERAMWALGDKIASSIVAQTADVPTLPWSGSELKAHYSGKKIKISSELFKKGCVSSVEECLAAASKIGFPIMVKASEGGGGKGIRKVDNAEELPSLFRQVQTEIPGSPIFIMKLAKCARHLEVQLLADNYGNAISLFGRDCSIQRRHQKIIEEAPAVIAKPEVFEEMEKAAVRLAKMVGYVSAGTVEYLYDTSGRYYFLELNPRLQVEHPCTEMVSDVNLPAAQLQVAMGLPLHHIKDIRLLYGESPWGDTPIDFDQPRHKPQPWGHVIAARITSENPDEGFKPSSGTVQELNFRSSKNVWGYFSVGASGGLHEFADSQFGHCFSWGEDRNQASENLVVALKELSIRGDFRTTVEYLITLLETESFQSNSFDTAWLDLLIAERVQSDKPDVLLAVTCGALHIADRTITAAFNGFQTALEKGQIQASNDLDNVCEVELINDGFKYKVQTAKSGPNSYFLVMNGSYKEVEIHRLSDGGLLLSMEGSSFTTYMREEVDRYRIVIGNQTCIFEKDNDPSLLRSPSAGKLISFLVEDGGHIDRGQAYAEIEVMKMVMTVTAGEAGSLFYVKRPGAILDAGTLIAHLELDDPSLVSKAQEYTGQFPAPIAPAIPEKLNQLHAKYRSALENTLAGYCLPDPYHLPRLRELIEKFMNSLRDPSLPLLELQEVISTISGRIPVSVEKKIRKYMTLYERNITSVLAQFPSQQIASVIDGHAATLSKRTDRDVFFLTTQGIVQLVQRYRNGIRGRMKTAVHELLRQYYTVESQFQQGHYDKCVSALREQHKDEMSMVTATIFSHNHVQKKNVLVTMLIDHLWANEPGLTDELASTLTELTSLNRTEHSRVALRARQVLIAAHQPAYELRHNQMESIFLSAVDMYGHDFHPENLQKLILSETSIFDILHDFFYHSNRAVCNAALEVYVRRAYISYELACLQHLELSGEIPLVHFQFLLPNNHPNRQNLTLVNHRTGAMAAFKDLEEFSQYSDEVLDLLEDLSSRNTVSAKVLEAVETAGSESRHSTSINVSLSTGETGIAEGGEIPAEPVHILSIAVQDNGNQDDAVMSRLFGDWCATNKEELITRGIRRVTFAALKKRQFPKFFTFRQRDGFIEDRIYRHLEPGCAFQLELNRMRTYDLEALPTSNQKMHLYLGQAKVAKGQQVTDYRFFIRSIIRHSDLITKEASFDYLHNEGERVLLEAMDELEVAFSHPLAKRTDCNHIFLNFAPTVIMDPGRIEESVTSMVLRYGPRLWKLRVRQAEIKMTIRPAPGRPTSNVRLCIANDSGYSIDLHLYTEATEPKTGIIRFESYGSTAVNANWRPGPMHGLPISTPYLTKDYLQAKRFQAQSSGTTYVYDLPDMFRQQIEKFWEKYIEERPTSENIKIPSPVLDCVELVLDGENLVEQKRLPGENDVGMVAWKLRLYTPEYPAGRDIILIANDLTFQIGSFGPKEDLVFCRASETARDLGIPRIYFSANSGARIGLAEEVKGLFRISWEDENEPEKGFKYIYVTPDDYARLAPHNSIKASLIEDNGEPRYKITDIIGKDDGLGVENLKYAGMIAGETSQAYNEVVTISVVSCRAIGIGSYLLRLGQRVIQIENSHIILTGYRALNTVLGREVYASNNQLGGIQIMHNNGVSHATEPRDLDGIATVLRWISYVPKSKGAQLPILSAPHPDPIDREIGYVPTKAPYDPRWMLEGRHSPIDAAAWESGFFDRGSWQEIMRPWAQTVVTGRARLGGIPCGVIAVETRTVELHLPADPANLDSEAKTVSQAGQVWFPDSAYKTAQAIRDFGKEELPLFIFANWRGFSGGMKDMYEQVVKFGAYIVDALKEYTRPVIVYIPPNGELRGGAWAVVDPSINPRHMEMFADTTSRGGVLEPEGIVEIKFRNKDIIKTMHRVDPVIRNFKEKISSSTSAEERANLESEIRKREQILDPMYHQVAVHFADLHDTPERMLEKGVISEIIPWKTARRMLYWRLRRKLLECDAINDVLSTQPSLGVGTVVSMLRRWFVEDRGATESYLWDQDEAVAKWLISQNETEGSVLSRNINCVRRNAVLTRVKEALECCPDVRLDAVIEIAHRLQAGERAELLRTLSQLETSGEEHHNDSSASS; encoded by the exons ATGTTCGCTCTCTTCAAATCCGCGGCCCTAG GTAGCGTCTCGTTACGCGAAGTAGAACAGCCACTTGATCCTCCTCGCCAAGAAAGTAACGGAGATCTGCCGGAGGACTCTGACGAGGACCCGAACCCTCCGCAGGACCGAGTTTCATATCCAGAGGAAAAAGTCGGGGTCGTTCAACAGCCGCAGGAAATAATGGCCGAGAGCGGAGAGCCAGTTAGCTTCGTTGTCGGGGATCCGGATCCGGACGAAGAGCTGGAGATCGATGATCGATTTCCGGGATCGGAAGGCAATGCGAGCGCCATGCAACCGATACTTCCAGGACTCGCCGAGCGACGGAAACGCCTCAG GCCCAGCATGTCCCAAGGCACGGTGATGATCCAAGCGCAAAGTCGACAATTAGAAAAGGATTTCACCGTTGCAACGCCCGAAGAATTTGTCCGTAGATTTGGCGGAACTCAAGTGATAAACAAA GTTCTCATAGCAAATAATGGAATCGCTGCGGTCAAATGCATGCGATCAATTCGCCGATGGTCGTACGAAATGTTCAAAAACGAGAGAGCGATTCGCTTCGTAGTTATGGTCACCCCGGAAGATTTGAAAGCAAATGCCGAGTACATTAAAATGGCTGATCAGTACGTACCAGTGCCTGGAGGATCCAACAATAACAACTATGCAAATGTTGAATTGATCATCGACATTGCGGTCCGTACTCAAGTACAAGCTGTCTGGGCTGGATGGGGTCATGCGTCGGAAAATCCAAAATTGCCTGAACTTTTGCACAAAAATAACATAATATTTATCG GACCTTCTGAAAGGGCGATGTGGGCTCTTGGAGATAAAATTGCTTCTAGTATTGTTGCTCAAACTGCAGATGTACCCACACTCCCATGGTCTGGCTCGGAATTGAAAGCTCACTACagtggaaagaaaataaaaatatcatctgaattatttaaaaaggGATGTGTCTCTAGCGTGGAAGAATGTCTTGCTGCTGCGAGTAAAATCGGGTTTCCTATAATGGTAAAGGCAAGCGAAGGCGGAGGTGGAAAAGGTATTCGTAAAGTCGATAATGCTGAAGAGTTACCTTCGTTATTTAG ACAAGTACAAACAGAGATCCCAGGATCGCCCATATTCATAATGAAGCTTGCCAAATGTGCTCGGCACTTGGAAGTGCAACTATTAGCTGATAACTATGGAAATGCTATCTCACTCTTCGGACGTGATTGTTCTATCCAAAGGAGACATCAGAAAATCATTGAGGAAGCACCTGCTGTCATTGCTAAACCAGAAGTCtttgaagaaatggaaaaa GCTGCTGTCAGGCTGGCAAAAATGGTAGGATACGTTAGTGCCGGCACAGTTGAATATCTTTACGATACATCAGGTCGTTACTATTTCTTGGAACTAAACCCTCGCTTACAAGTAGAACATCCCTGCACAGAAATGGTTTCTGATGTCAATTTACCTGCCGCTCAACTTCAAGTTGCAATGGGGTTGCCTTTGCATCATATAAAGGATATTCGGCTTTTGTACGGGGAAAGTCCATGGGGTGATACTCCCATTGATTTCGATCAACCAAGGCACAAACCACAACCTTGGGGTCATGTCATCGCTGCCAGAATCACAAGTGAAAATCCAGATGAAG GATTTAAGCCAAGTTCAGGAACGGTGCAAGAGCTCAATTTCAGATCGTCGAAAAACGTCTGGGGATATTTTTCAGTCGGTGCATCTGGAGGATTGCACGAATTTGCCGACTCGCAATTTGGTCATTGTTTTTCATGGGGTGAAGACCGTAATCAAGCTAGCGAAAATTTAGTTGTTGCTTTAAAAGAATTGAGTATCAGAGGTGATTTTAGAACCACAGTAGAGTACCTCATAACACTTCTCGAAACTGAATCCTTCCAGTCAAACAGCTTTGATACCGCGTGGCTTGACTTACTCATTGCTGAACGTGTTCAAAGTGATAAACCAGACGTTTTGCTGGCCGTGACTTGCGGGGCGTTACATATCGCTGATAGAACAATCACAGCTGCATTTAATGGTTTTCAAACAGCCTTAGAAAAGGGTCAAATCCAAGCCAGCAATGACTTGGACAACGTTTGTGAG GTTGAACTTATCAATGATGGATTCAAATACAAAGTACAGACAGCTAAATCAGGCCCAAACTCCTACTTCCTTGTAATGAATGGTTCCTATAAAGAAGTGGAGATTCATAGACTTTCGGACGGAGGTTTACTACTTTCAATGGAGGGATCAAGTTTCACGACCTACATGAGAGAGGAAGTTGATCGGTACAGAATAGTAATTGGCAACCAGACATGTATATTTGAAAAGGATAATGATCCGTCATTGTTGAGATCACCTTCAGCGGGTAAACTTATCAGTTTTCTGGTAGAGGATGGTGGCCATATTGATCGTGGTCAAGCATATGCTGAAATAGAAGTAATGAAGATGGTTATGACGGTGACGGCTGGAGAAGCTGGTAGTTTGTTTTACGTTAAACGACCTGGTGCAATCTTAGATGCAGGAACATTGATTGCCCATTTGGAATTAGATGATCCTTCACTAGTCAGCAAAGCGCAAGAATACACTGGGCAATTCCCAGCACCAATTGCGCCTGCTATTCCTGAAAAACTCAACCAACTTCACGCTAAATATAGAAGCGCTTTGGAAAATACCCTTGCTGGATACTGTTTGCCCGATCCTTACCATCTACCGAGGCTCCGGGAACTGATTGAAAAGTTCATGAATTCCCTGCGCGATCCTAGCTTACCCCTGCTAGAGCTCCAAGAAGTGATCTCCACTATCTCTGGAAGAATTCCCGTATCTGTAGAGAAGAAGATCAGAAAATACATGACCTTATACGAAAGAAACATCACTTCAGTTTTAGCCCAGTTTCCAAGCCAGCAAATTGCGTCTGTAATTGACGGACATGCCGCCACCCTTTCCAAACGAACGGACAGAGACGTTTTCTTCTTGACGACTCAAGGTATTGTTCAACTGGTGCAAAGATATCGCAATGGTATTCGTGGCAGGATGAAAACAGCGGTTCACGAACTTCTACGGCAGTACTACACAGTTGAAAGCCAATTCCAACAAGGACATTATGACAAGTGTGTGTCGGCTTTGAGGGAACAGCATAAAGATGAAATGAGTATGGTCACTGCTACTATTTTCAGTCACAATCatgtacaaaagaaaaatgtctTGGTTACTATGCTCATTGATCACTTATGGGCTAACGAACCTGGGCTTACAGACGAGCTGGCCAGTACACTGACTGAATTAACAAGTTTAAATCGCACCGAACACAGCAGAGTGGCTCTAAGAGCTAGGCAAGTCTTGATAGCAGCACATCAACCTGCATACGAACTGAGACATAATCAGATGGAATCCATATTCTTATCTGCAGTCGATATGTATGGACATGATTTTCATCCTGAGAATCTCCAGAAGCTGATACTTTCTGAAACTTCTATATTCGATATACTACACGATTTCTTTTATCACTCGAACCGTGCTGTCTGCAATGCTGCTTTGGAAGTTTACGTTCGCAGAGCTTACATCAGTTACGAATTAGCATGTCTGCAGCACCTAGAACTATCTGGAGAAATACCTTTAGTTcactttcaatttcttttgcCGAACAATCATCCAAATCGCCAGAATCTTACTCTTGTCAATCATAGAACAGGAGCTATGGCTGCCTTCAAAGATCTTGAAGAGTTTAGCCAGTACTCTGATGAGGTACTTGACCTGCTAGAAGACTTGTCGTCCCGAAATACAGTTTCTGCCAAAGTTCTCGAGGCTGTAGAAACTGCTGGAAGTGAATCTCGGCACAGTACGTCGATCAATGTTTCTCTGAGTACTGGTGAAACAGGTATTGCTGAGGGAGGTGAAATACCTGCGGAACCTGTTCACATATTAAGCATTGCTGTACAAGATAATGGTAATCAAGACGACGCAGTCATGTCCAGACTGTTCGGAGACTGGTGCGCGACTAACAAAGAGGAGTTAATTACTCGTGGAATCAGAAGAGTGACATTTGCTGCCCTAAAAAAGAGGcagtttccaaaatttttcactttccgaCAACGTGATGGATTTATTGAAGATCGTATTTACAGACATCTTGAACCAGGCTGTGCCTTCCAGTTGGAACTTAACAGAATGCGGACTTATGACCTTGAAGCTTTACCTACATCAAATCAAAAGATGCATCTCTATTTAGGACAAGCTAAG GTTGCCAAGGGCCAGCAAGTTACAGACTATCGCTTCTTCATCCGTTCCATTATACGTCACTCAGATCTCATCACAAAGGAGGCTAGCTTTGATTACTTGCATAACGAAGGTGAACGAGTACTATTGGAAGCAATGGACGAGCTTGAAGTAGCCTTTTCCCATCCCCTAGCAAAACGCACGGATTGCAACCATATATTCTTGAACTTTGCACCAACTGTTATAATGGATCCAGGCAGAATTGAAGAAAGTGTTACGAGCATGGTGCTCAGATATGGTCCTAGACTGTGGAAATTACGAGTTAGACAA GCTGAGATAAAAATGACAATTCGTCCAGCACCAGGAAGACCAACTTCAAACGTTCGTCTTTGTATTGCAAATGATAGTGGATATAGCATTGATCTACACCTTTATACTGAGGCTACGGAACCCAAGACTGGTATTATCCGTTTTGAGTCTTATGGATCTACGGCAGTTAATGCGAACTGGCGACCAGGACCAATGCATGGTTTGCCTATTTCTACACCTTACCTGACCAAAGATTATCTCCAGGCTAAACGGTTCCAAGCACAGAGTTCGGGAACTACTTATGTGTATGATTTACCGGATATGTTCCGTCAACAAATTGAGAAGTTCTGGGAGAAATACATTGAGGAAAGACCTACCTCAG AAAATATCAAGATTCCGAGCCCGGTATTGGACTGTGTCGAACTTGTTTTGGACGGTGAAAATTTAGTAGAACAAAAGCGATTACCTGGTGAAAACGACGTTGGCATGGTCGCATGGAAACTCAGACTTTACACCCCAGAGTACCCAGCTGGAAGAGATATCATACTTATTGCAAATGATTTGACTTTCCAAATTGGTTCGTTTGGACCAAAAGAAGATCTCGTATTTTGTAGAGCATCTGAAACAGCTAGAGATCTTGGAATTCCAAGAATTTACTTCTCGGCGAATTCTGGTGCCAGAATTGGTCTTGCTGAAGAG GTGAAAGGCTTGTTCAGAATTTCGTGGGAGGATGAAAACGAGCCTGAAAAGGGCTTCAAATACATCTATGTAACTCCTGACGACTATGCTAGATTAGCACCGCATAATTCAATTAAGGCATCATTAATTGAAGACAATGGTGAGCCTCGCTACAAGATAACTGATATTATAGGCAAAGATGATGGACTGGGAGTTGAAAATCTTAAATATGCTGGTATGATTGCTGGTGAAACGTCTCAAGCATATAACGAG GTGGTTACAATATCAGTTGTCTCATGCCGTGCAATTGGTATTGGTTCTTATTTACTGCGACTTGGGCAACGAGTTATACAAATTGAGAACTCGCACATTATATTAACCGGGTATAGAGCACTGAATACAGTGTTGGGTCGTGAGGTTTACGCTAGTAATAATCAATTGGGTGGAATTCAAATAATGCACAATAACGGTGTTTCACACGCAACTGAACCAAGAGATTTAGATGGTATAGCCACTGTACTCAGATGGATTAGCTATGTACCTAAATCTAAAGGAGCCCAGCTTCCTATTCTCTCTGCACCACATCCAGATCCAATTGACCGAGAAATTGGATATGTTCCTACCAAGGCTCCCTATGATCCCAGGTGGATGCTTGAAGGAAGACATTCTCCCATTGACGCTGCGGCTTGGGAAAGTggatttttcgatcgtggttcATGGCAG GAAATTATGCGGCCTTGGGCACAAACTGTGGTAACTGGACGTGCTAGACTTGGAGGTATCCCTTGCGGTGTGATAGCCGTAGAAACACGAACTGTCGAACTGCATTTACCAGCAGATCCCGCAAATTTGGACTCTGAAGCAAAGACAGTTTCACAGGCGGGTCAAGTCTGGTTTCCAGACAGTGCATATAAAACTGCTCAGGCTATTCGTGATTTTGGCAAAGAAGAACTGCCTCTTTTCATCTTTGCTAACTGGCGTGGTTTTTCGGGTGGTATGAAAG ACATGTACGAGCAAGTTGTTAAGTTTGGTGCTTACATTGTTGATGCGTTAAAAGAGTATACCAGACCAGTGATAGTGTACATCCCTCCAAATGGAGAACTAAGAGGTGGTGCATGGGCAGTTGTTGATCCATCTATAAACCCCAGGCATATGGAAATGTTTGCCGACACAACAAGCCGTGGAGGTGTATTAGAACCAGAAGGAATCGTCGAAATCAAATTTAGaaacaaagatataattaaaACCATGCATAGAGTTGACCCTGTCATACGTAACTTCaag gaaaaaatatcgagttCAACCTCCGCTGAAGAACGTGCTAACCTGGAAAGCGAAATCCGGAAAAGAGAACAGATCTTGGATCCCATGTATCACCAAGTCGCTGTTCACTTTGCCGATCTTCATGATACTCCTGAAAGAATGTTGGAGAAGGGTGTCATTAGTGAAATAATTCCATGGAAAACAGCACGCCGCATGTTATATTGGAGACTCAGACGTAAACTCCTGGAGTGTGATGCCATAAACGATGTCTTGTCAACACAGCCTAGCTTGGGTGTTGGAACAGTAGTTTCTATGCTGAGACGCTGGTTCGTAGAAGACAGAGGTGCTACAGAGTCTTATCTGTGGGACCAGGATGAGGCTGTAGCCAAGTGGTTAATAAGCCAGAATGAAACTGAAGGCAGTGTTCTAAGCCGTAATATTAATTGCGTACGGAGGAACGCGGTTCTCACTCGGGTTAAGGAGGCCCTTGAATGTTGTCCAGACGTGAGATTAGATGCAGTTATAGAAATCGCGCACAGACTGCAAGCTGGTGAACGTGCCGAACTTCTGCGAACTCTCTCACAGCTTGAAACGTCTGGAGAAGAACATCACAATGATTCTAGTGCTTCGTCATAG